The following is a genomic window from Chitinophaga caseinilytica.
TCAGGATCAAGTCTTTGTCGGCCTACGTGCGCGGCGAAAACCTGAACTCCCTGGTGTGGGACAATAACTTCGTATCGCCCCTGTACCCCGCGAACAATTTCGGGATCCGGGTGGGCCTGCGCTGGTGGTTCGTGAACTGATGCCCGTTTCGGCCGAAAAGCGTATATTTGTCATATGAAGAAATTCCTCACCATTTGTATTGCAATACTTTACTCGCTGATTACCAGTGGGTTCAGTGTTAATGTGCATTACTGTATGGGGGAATTGGCTTCCGTTGACCTGCACGATTCCCATGACGAAGGCTGTAATAAATGCGGCATGGAGAAAAAGGGAGAATGCTGTAAAGACGAAGCCCGCTTCGTGAAGTACGACGATTCGCACCAGGGCGCCAAAGCCGGTGTGAGCCTTCCGGAGCCTTCTCCGGTAATTTTGACGCTGTTGCAGCCCGCCTGGCAACCCAGCCTCGCCGCCGCTCCCGTCTTCGCCGAATGGGCGCCCATCAATGCGCCACCACCCAACGGCGTTCCCCGCTACAAACAATTCTGCCTCTTCCTGATTTGATACAACCGTTCGTCACCCGACCCACTGTTGTAACTGAATTTACGTATCCATTCAAACGGCCCCCGGGCCTCAAATCAAGGAAAAATGAAAACGATCCTCTTTGCGCTGGCGTTGACCGGCATTACGTTCTCCGCATCCGCGCAGCAATATAAAAAAGCATCCCTCCAGGCTGCAGGCCTCACCTGCGCCATGTGCTCGAACGCTACCCAGAAAGCACTGAAAACCCTCACTTTCGTTGACAAGATCGACACAGACCTCAACACCACCACCTTCATCCTCCATTTCAAGCCCGGCGCCAACGTCAATATCGACCAGATCCGCCAGAAAGTGGAAGGCGCAGGTTTTTCGGTAGGGAAACTGGTGATGACGGCCGATTTCAACGGCGTGAAAGTGGAAAACGACGCACATGTACCCTTCGCGGGCCAAACCCTGCACTTCGTGAACGTGAAACCCCAGACCCTCAGCGGTGAAAAAGACGTAACGGTGATCGACCGCGACTTCCTTCCCGCCAAATCCTTCAAGAAATACGCCGCCTTCACCAAGATGAAATGCATCAACACCGGTGTCATGGAATCCTGCTGCGGCAGCGACAAGAAGGGTACCCGGGTTTATCACGTCACTATTTAATCTGTCATGATGCTGAAAAAACTGACCATTATCCTCGCCCTCGCAGGCGCAGGCGTTTCGGCACGGGCGCAGGAACTCTACGTGCAAACCGAGCCCGCCAGCAATATGCCCGCCAACTCGATCGGGCTGCGGCTCACCAACAAGTTTTACCCCATGGACCATGCCAGCTATACCGGCTACCGCCTTCAACCCGAAGTGATGCTCGGTATCAGCAAGAAGCTCATGGTGCATGCCAGTGGATATTTTTCCAATGTGATGGAAAACCGCTTCAAGGCGGAAGGAGCGGGGCTGTACGCCAAATACCGCTTCCTGTCTGTGGATGATATGCACTCGCATTTCCGCATGGCAGCCTTCGCGAAGGGCTCCATCATCAACAATCCCTACGCGCCGCCCATGGGCCCCGATCACGATCATACGGCAGGAGCCTTCAATAACCAGGACCTCGATCTCGATGGCATGACCTCCGGCGTGAGCGCGGGCGTGATAGCCACGCAGCTCGTGCATAAGCTCGCCGTTTCGGGGAGTTTGGCGTACGACCGGTACATGAACAACACGCAGCATAATTTGCCCTACGTGTCGCGCAGCGCGCTGAATTACACGCTGTCGGCCGGGTACCTGCTGCTGCCGCGGTCGTACAAAAGCTACAAGCAGACGAACCTGAACCTCTACGTGGAATTGCTGGGCAAATCGAACCTCGACCAATACCGCAGCGGTTATTACGTAGACGTGGCGCCGGCGGTGCAACTGATCATCAACAGCAATTCGCGCATCGATCTCAGCTACCGTACCCAGCTTTTCGGGGACATGGCCCGCATGATGGACCAAAGTTTCCTCGTTCGGTACGAATACAATTTGTATAACATTTTCAAAAAATAGCATGAGCACGGTACTACATATCAAAAACATGGTTTGCCCGCGCTGCGTTAAAATGGTGCGGTACGTGCTGGAGCACGAAGGACAGGTTGTGAAGGATGTGACGTTGGGGAAGGCCGAAATCGAAACCGAGCCCGATGCAGCGGCTACCGCGCGCATCGCCAGGGCTTTGCAGGACGAAGGGTTTCTGTTGCTGGACGACAGGAAAACCCAGATCGTGGAAACCATCAAGAACTTCGTCGTTGAAACCGTCCACTACGGTGAGCTGGATGAAATGAACGAAAACTTTTCCACGCTGCTTTCGCAAAAGCTGCAGAAAGATTACCACATGCTGAGCAAACTGTTTTCCGAAACCGAAAACACGACCATCGAGCAGTTCATCATCCAGCAGAAAATCGAAAAGGTGAAGGAATTGCTTGTATACGGCGAACTGACGCTCAGCGAAATCGCCTACAAGCTGGGATACAGCAGCGTGGCGCATCTTTCCGGACAGTTCAAGAAAGTGACGGGCCTTACGCCCAGTCATTTCAAACAGCTGAAGGAAGAGAAGCGCCGTTCGCTCGACAATATCTGATTCAGACCGCGTTGCTGAACAGCTGCGTTTGCGGCACGTTCCGCCACAGCCGGGCATCGAAAGCCATGCATATGTTCCGTATGTATGGCTTTCCTTTTTCTGTCACGATCACGCCATCGGGCCGCACTTCCACGAGGCCGTCGCGCTCGGGCTCCTGCAGGCGCTGGAGGCTTTCGGAAATGGCGTCGCAGTTAGCGTCCTGCCGGTCCCAATGCGTTTCGAACCGGCACATCAGGTGGAGGATGTGGTTGCGGAGCCGAAGGTCTTCTTTCGTAAGCATATGTCCACGGAAAACAGGGAGCTTCCCCTGGCGGACTTTCTCCTGGTACGCGGCCAGTGATTTTTCGTTTTGCGTATATGCGTTACCGGTATCGCTGATGGCGGAAACGCCCAGCCCGATGAGCAGCGATGTGCGGTGATCTGTATAGCCCATGAAATTCCGGTGGAGGCTCCCGTCTGCCGCGGCTTCGAAGAGTTTGTCGTCGGGCAGGGCGAAGTGGTCCATCCCGATTTCCACGTAGAAATAATTTTCCAGGATCGATTTCCCCAGTTCATACAGTGCGCGTTTCTGATCGCCGGAGGGGAGGTCTTTTTCGCTGAAGAGACGTTGCCCGTTCCCTTTGATCCAGGGTACGTGGGCGTAGCTGTAGAACGAAATGCGCTCTGGGAGGAGGAACATGCATTGCGTGAACGTTTCGCGGATGCTTTTGGGCGTCTGGAGCGGCAGGCCGTAAATGAGGTCGAAGTTGATGGAAGTGTACCCGATCCTGCGCGCCGCTTCCACACAGTTGCGCACGTTTTCGAAGGGTTGTATCCGGTTGATGATGGTCTGGACGTTGAGGTCGAGGTCCTGTATCCCGAGGCTCATCCGCCGGAAACCGAGATCGTACAGCGCCTGCATGTGTTCCGGCGTGGTGTTGTTGGGATGCCCCTCGAAGCTGTGTTCCGCGCCGGGCAGTACGTCGGCCGTTTCGAAGATGGCGTTGAGGAGGCGGGTGAGGTTGGCTGGACTGAAAAACGTCGGCGTTCCCCCGCCCAGGTGCACTTCGCGGATGCGCGGCTTTTCGGGGAAGTGTTGCAAGTACAGCTCCCATTCCTGCAAAACCGTGTTGATATATGGGATTTCGTGATCGTGGTTAACGGTGATGTATTTGTTGCAGCCGCAGTAGGTGCAGAGCCTTTCGCAGAAGGGGAGGTGGATGTAAAGACTGATCCCGTCCTCATTGTTCAGCGCGGCGAATGAGGGCGCGAGCCCTTCCTGCCACTGGTCTTCGCGGAAAGCCGTGGTGTCCCAGTACGGGACGGTCGGGTAACTCGTATATCGCGGGGCGGCTACCTGGTATTTTTTTAACATGGTTGTCATGACTCTCATTTTATGACGCTATTTATGACAGCATTTTTCGATCACTTTTTCTGCATGCGGATGCATTTCGGGGCTAACATAAGGGATGCCGAGGTTGAGGCCGCGGAGGATGAGCAATATCGCCATCACGCCCATCACGTAAGGTATGGCGCGCCTTACGGCGATGCGCCCCCGTATGCCCAGGAGCTGGCTGAACCAGGACAC
Proteins encoded in this region:
- a CDS encoding HYC_CC_PP family protein, with the translated sequence MKKFLTICIAILYSLITSGFSVNVHYCMGELASVDLHDSHDEGCNKCGMEKKGECCKDEARFVKYDDSHQGAKAGVSLPEPSPVILTLLQPAWQPSLAAAPVFAEWAPINAPPPNGVPRYKQFCLFLI
- a CDS encoding heavy metal-associated domain-containing protein, with product MKTILFALALTGITFSASAQQYKKASLQAAGLTCAMCSNATQKALKTLTFVDKIDTDLNTTTFILHFKPGANVNIDQIRQKVEGAGFSVGKLVMTADFNGVKVENDAHVPFAGQTLHFVNVKPQTLSGEKDVTVIDRDFLPAKSFKKYAAFTKMKCINTGVMESCCGSDKKGTRVYHVTI
- a CDS encoding AraC family transcriptional regulator translates to MSTVLHIKNMVCPRCVKMVRYVLEHEGQVVKDVTLGKAEIETEPDAAATARIARALQDEGFLLLDDRKTQIVETIKNFVVETVHYGELDEMNENFSTLLSQKLQKDYHMLSKLFSETENTTIEQFIIQQKIEKVKELLVYGELTLSEIAYKLGYSSVAHLSGQFKKVTGLTPSHFKQLKEEKRRSLDNI
- the hemN gene encoding oxygen-independent coproporphyrinogen III oxidase — translated: MTTMLKKYQVAAPRYTSYPTVPYWDTTAFREDQWQEGLAPSFAALNNEDGISLYIHLPFCERLCTYCGCNKYITVNHDHEIPYINTVLQEWELYLQHFPEKPRIREVHLGGGTPTFFSPANLTRLLNAIFETADVLPGAEHSFEGHPNNTTPEHMQALYDLGFRRMSLGIQDLDLNVQTIINRIQPFENVRNCVEAARRIGYTSINFDLIYGLPLQTPKSIRETFTQCMFLLPERISFYSYAHVPWIKGNGQRLFSEKDLPSGDQKRALYELGKSILENYFYVEIGMDHFALPDDKLFEAAADGSLHRNFMGYTDHRTSLLIGLGVSAISDTGNAYTQNEKSLAAYQEKVRQGKLPVFRGHMLTKEDLRLRNHILHLMCRFETHWDRQDANCDAISESLQRLQEPERDGLVEVRPDGVIVTEKGKPYIRNICMAFDARLWRNVPQTQLFSNAV